A single genomic interval of Candidatus Bathyarchaeum sp. harbors:
- a CDS encoding DUF6512 family protein has protein sequence MCFNPFVGAFSAVNESVWEHLKLGFWPLILYTAIEYWKIKNKK, from the coding sequence ATCTGTTTCAACCCTTTTGTTGGTGCCTTTTCTGCAGTAAACGAAAGCGTCTGGGAACACTTAAAACTGGGCTTTTGGCCCTTGATACTATATACTGCTATCGAATACTGGAAAATCAAAAACAAAAAATGA
- a CDS encoding ECF transporter S component → MKITVKLIALIAIMGALGNVLGLLVIQLPSAPGTNVEFHLSILPALLMAVSFGPIAGAITGGLGTIMSTISIGNLFIPFGNALLAGIVGLLAKKLNVPPPVSGAIAIIPYAPYMWFACTVYGVPDTVTAFIIVKAFIEVLLASTFIEFILLRPEVKTLLAGFNK, encoded by the coding sequence ATGAAAATAACCGTGAAACTAATTGCATTAATCGCCATAATGGGTGCCCTTGGAAACGTTTTAGGTCTTCTTGTAATACAACTCCCTTCAGCTCCCGGAACAAACGTTGAATTTCACTTGTCAATTTTACCCGCTTTGTTAATGGCTGTTTCTTTTGGTCCAATAGCTGGTGCCATAACAGGCGGATTAGGAACGATTATGTCTACAATTAGCATCGGTAATTTGTTCATACCCTTTGGTAATGCTCTTCTGGCGGGCATTGTTGGGTTGTTAGCAAAAAAACTCAATGTTCCCCCACCCGTAAGTGGAGCCATTGCCATTATACCTTATGCACCTTACATGTGGTTTGCATGCACCGTTTATGGAGTTCCAGACACAGTAACAGCTTTCATAATTGTAAAGGCCTTCATTGAAGTATTACTTGCAAGTACCTTCATTGAATTCATACTGTTACGACCAGAAGTAAAGACTCTTCTTGCGGGCTTTAACAAATAG
- the cofC gene encoding 2-phospho-L-lactate guanylyltransferase produces MPVKKLTNTKMRLSGVLTPKQRQKLTLAMLKDVITATKSSMINHIVVVGSDPTIEDLTKDFDVTYLQEKSPNLNSSLKQATQWSIKNHAKTVLILPADIPLITANDINQILKLGADSPSLVIVSSHNNGTNALLQNPPNIISPRFGPNSFQKHQTEATEKGVSPIIYESDSVALDIDSTEDLDILLKTENQTTTKAVLAEIKMD; encoded by the coding sequence ATCCCCGTCAAAAAACTAACAAACACAAAAATGCGCCTTTCTGGTGTTCTAACTCCAAAACAACGCCAAAAACTAACCCTTGCCATGCTTAAAGACGTAATCACAGCAACCAAATCTTCGATGATAAACCACATTGTTGTAGTAGGTTCCGACCCAACTATTGAAGATTTAACCAAAGACTTTGATGTAACTTATCTACAAGAAAAAAGTCCAAACCTAAACTCTTCCCTAAAACAAGCAACACAATGGAGCATCAAAAACCACGCCAAAACAGTGTTAATTCTGCCCGCAGATATCCCCCTCATAACAGCTAATGACATAAACCAAATCCTCAAACTAGGTGCTGACTCGCCTTCTTTAGTTATTGTTTCCTCCCATAACAATGGAACTAATGCGTTGCTCCAAAATCCCCCGAACATAATTTCTCCACGATTTGGGCCAAACAGTTTCCAAAAACACCAAACAGAAGCGACAGAAAAAGGCGTTTCACCAATAATTTATGAATCGGATAGTGTGGCTTTGGATATTGATTCTACTGAAGACCTTGATATATTGCTGAAAACTGAAAACCAAACAACAACAAAAGCAGTTTTAGCAGAAATCAAAATGGATTAA
- a CDS encoding RNA-protein complex protein Nop10: MVWLLRKCVKCEKYTLSQDVCPVCGGKVRIPHPAKFSPEDRYAKYRQAIRETEQK; this comes from the coding sequence ATGGTTTGGTTGCTTAGAAAATGTGTGAAATGTGAAAAATACACCTTAAGTCAGGATGTTTGTCCAGTTTGTGGGGGAAAGGTTCGCATTCCACATCCAGCTAAATTTTCGCCCGAAGATCGCTACGCAAAGTATAGACAAGCCATAAGAGAGACAGAACAAAAATGA
- a CDS encoding proteasome assembly chaperone family protein: MKKTTIEELKKVELNNPILIEGCPGLGMVGSIATQYLVKQLKAEKVGTLYSPHFPYHVIVNENGSVRLLRGEFYGWKNESGKNDFIFLTADSQPQTIEGQFEVANTILDFAQQKNVKTIITIGGYRNEFEGDPKIVAVSTTPELFEKAKKANALSSEAGTPIVGTAGLLLGLAKFRNLDAVCLLGETKGYLPDPKTAKSIIQVLEKLLEITVDLSGLDKDIEKSKQILGKMQDIEKRRAKYMQNIKKVEEEKITYIS, encoded by the coding sequence ATGAAGAAAACAACAATTGAAGAACTAAAAAAAGTAGAACTAAACAATCCAATACTAATTGAAGGATGTCCAGGATTAGGAATGGTCGGAAGCATAGCTACTCAATATCTTGTCAAACAATTAAAGGCAGAAAAAGTTGGAACATTGTATTCACCTCATTTTCCGTACCATGTAATTGTAAACGAAAACGGCAGTGTTAGGCTTCTTAGGGGAGAATTCTATGGGTGGAAAAACGAATCAGGAAAAAATGATTTCATCTTCTTAACGGCAGACAGCCAACCACAAACCATTGAAGGACAATTTGAAGTTGCAAATACTATTCTTGATTTTGCACAACAAAAAAACGTTAAAACAATAATTACTATCGGCGGATACAGAAACGAGTTTGAAGGAGACCCAAAAATTGTTGCAGTATCCACCACTCCAGAACTTTTTGAAAAAGCAAAAAAAGCCAATGCGTTATCCAGTGAAGCAGGAACTCCAATAGTTGGTACTGCTGGTTTACTGCTCGGCTTAGCAAAATTCAGAAACCTTGATGCTGTTTGTCTGTTAGGTGAAACCAAAGGTTATTTGCCAGACCCCAAAACAGCAAAAAGTATCATTCAGGTTCTGGAAAAACTGTTAGAAATAACTGTGGACTTAAGTGGATTAGACAAAGACATAGAAAAATCAAAACAAATTCTGGGTAAAATGCAAGACATCGAAAAACGTCGCGCAAAATACATGCAAAACATCAAAAAAGTAGAAGAAGAGAAAATCACTTATATCTCTTAA